The Monodelphis domestica isolate mMonDom1 chromosome 7, mMonDom1.pri, whole genome shotgun sequence genome window below encodes:
- the TTLL3 gene encoding tubulin monoglycylase TTLL3 isoform X8, with translation MQGLGAALLLGGGELGAAYKRDPPWCTERKQAAYSCEQLCKEQVWTKPDLIPGKPERPGTLEPRLGQSRLCRPNTFWGRNRQPGPVSSRLQTLHWPRTTSTQWGPGNLSQQTPGSPSAGLPQNQAGSRAALGSGASGRGATVASPRVLAASPEVFSNGAAGARTAGARSRPDAQGESPPPPLRPVDHLACGHLYHLLPASADGDGKAKVIPQPHPENSFEPLNLSQSPRRPRLEGPQATMSVWRGFPGAPLNIDRLKNAKILVQRAIKQKKVFMIQGRYPVIRGILRRRGWVEKKIPHLTIGPTLPPPRELDNLGSGDHEVPEDCEEEDEDDDDDDQQTDLEDLDGTHDLMSRMVRNEVPYFIWTTRRDVIDCRFLCKEQMINHYARAGSFTTKVGLCLNLRNLPWFDEANADSFFPRCYRLGAEDEKQAFMEDFWLTAARNVLKLVVKSWVPYSEENKQRRSSPALLEKILRSSSGNRLRKKEIKQVSSELIEDALQACEDHLSSLAHEDIDKTMEPQGYSTHADWTFFLQRYYQVVHEGAELKKAESHIQRCEDILQQLREVVPQIDMEGDRNIWIVKPGAKSRGRGIVCMDHLEEMLKLVDCDPMIVKDGKWVVQKYIERPLLIFGTKFDLRQWFLVTDWNPLTVWFYRDSYIRFSTQPFSLRNLDSSVHLCNNSIQKHFENSNIRHPLLPHDNMWCSQKFQTYLKEAGAPEAWADVMVPGMKAAVIHTLQTSQDTVQSRKGSFELYGADFVFGEDFHPWLIEINASPTMAPSTAVTTRLCAGVLADTLRVVIDRRQDRNCDTGAFELIYKQAAVDVPHYVGIRLMVEGSPLKKPLTVRTRRGGPRPLTHRHHREPKGSKRKEAKESMPKEAKDSMPKEAIESMPKEAKDSMPKEAKESMLEEAKESMPEEAKDSTPVTCKSSGYSQYLGKAQGGRKKLGPIERTLSISMRKKKVNTKQCIGTDQANFQKWDIHSPKMTNFFNTSDAIVSQGKQLLSGNKHQLFTKNPLSLESEGLPCHLAKPVLPA, from the exons ATGCAGGGCCTTGGGGCTGCTCTTCTGCTGGGGGGCGGGGAGCTCGGGGCGGCGTACAAGAGGGACCCTCCCTGGTGTACAGAGCGAAAGCAGGCCGCCTACAGCTGCGAGCAGCTGTGCAAAGAGCAAGTCTGGACCAAGCCAGATTTGATCCCCGGAAAGCCTGAGCGCCCAGGCACGCTCGAGCCGCGGCTGGGCCAGTCTAGGTTGTGTCGCCCTAACACCTTCTGGGGACGAAACCGGCAGCCGGGGCCCGTCTCATCCCGCCTCCAGACCCTACATTGGCCTCGGACCACGTCGACGCAATGGGGCCCTGGGAACCTGAGTCAACAGACCCCGGGGTCCCCAAGCGCTGGGTTGCCGCAGAACCAAGCGGGGTCCCGAGCTGCCTTGGGGTCTGGGGCTTCGGGGCGCGGAGCCACCGTCGCTTCTCCAAGAGTCCTCGCAGCCTCCCCCGAAGTCTTCTCTAACGGGGCCGCAGGCGCCAGGACTGCGGGAGCGCGGTCGCGCCCGGACGCCCAGGGTGAGTCCCCCCCGCCGCCTCTCCGCCCAGTGGACCACTTAGCCTGCGGGCACCTGTACCATCTCCTTCCCGCGTCCGCGGACGGTGATGGCAAGGCCAAGGTTATCCCTCAGCCACACCCTGAGAACAGCTTTGAGCCCCTGAATCTCTCACAGAGCCCGCGGCGTCCGCGGCTCGAAG GCCCCCAAGCTACGATGTCTGTCTGGAGAGGGTTCCCTGGGGCCCCACTCAACATTGACCGGCTTAAGAATGCCAAGATCCTGGTGCAGAGAGCCATCAAG CAGAAGAAAGTCTTCATGATCCAGGGCCGCTACCCCGTGATCCGAGGGATCCTGCGCCGCCGGGGCTGGGTGGAGAAGAAGATTCCCCATTTAACAATAGGGCCAACATTACCTCCTCCTAGGGAACTGGACAATCTTGGATCTGGAGATCATGAAGTCCCTGAGGACTGTGAAGAAG aggatgaagatgatgatgatgacgatcaACAGACAGATCTTGAAGATTTAGATGGCACTCATGACCTTATG TCCCGAATGGTTCGAAATGAAGTGCCCTATTTCATCTGGACCACCCGGAGGGATGTGATCGACTGCCGCTTTCTCTGCAAagagcaaatgataaatcactaTGCTCGGGCGGGCTCCTTTACCACCAAG GTTGGCCTGTGCCTTAATCTTCGGAACCTACCCTGGTTTGATGAGGCCAATGCAGACTCCTTCTTCCCACGATGCTACCGCCTAGGAGCTGAGGATGAGAAACAGGCCTTCATGG AGGACTTCTGGCTGACAGCTGCACGCAACGTTCTCAAGCTGGTGGTAAAGTCATGGGTCCCCTATTCAGAAGAAAATAAGCAGAGGAGATCATCCCCAGCTTTGTTGGAAAAGATTCTCCGAA GCTCCTCAGGGAACAGACTTcgcaaaaaagaaatcaagcaaGTGTCATCGGAGCTGATCGAAGATGCTCTCCAGGCCTGTGAGGACCACCTCAGCAGTTTGGCCCATGAGGATATTGACAAGACCATGGAGCCCCAAGGGTACTCCACCCATGCTGATTGGACTTTTTTTCTCCAGCGCTACTACCAAGTGGTCCA TGAGGGGGCTGAGCTGAAGAAAGCCGAGTCTCACATCCAGCGTTGTGAAGACATCCTTCAGCAGCTCCGAGAAGTAGTGCCTCAAATTGACATGGAAGGAGACAGAAATATCTGGATTGTGAAGCCTGGAGCCAAGTCCAGAGGTCGAG GTATTGTATGCATGGACCACCTGGAAGAGATGTTAAAGCTGGTGGATTGTGACCCCATGATTGTGAAAGATGGCAAGTGGGTGGTACAGAAGTATATTGAGCGACCCTTACTCATCTTTGGTACCAAGTTTGACTTGAGGCAGTGGTTCCTAGTGACTGACTGGAACCCACTCACTGTCTGGTTCTATCGAGACAGTTATATTCGCTTTTCCACTCAGCCCTTCTCTCTGAGGAACCTGGACAG TTCTGTGCATCTCTGCAACAACTCCATCcagaagcactttgaaaactcTAACATTCGCCACCCCTTGCTGCCCCATGACAACATGTGGTGCAGCCAGAAGTTCCAGACTTACCTGAAGGAGGCAGGGGCACCTGAGGCTTGGGCAGATGTCATGGTTCCAGGCATGAAGGCTGCAGTCATCCATACACTGCAGACTTCTCAGGACACTGTGCAATCCCGAAAGGGCAGCTTTGAGCTGTATGGGGCTGACTTCGTGTTTGGAGAAGATTTCCATCCTTGGCTGATTGAGATCAATGCCAGCCCGACTATGGCACCTTCCACAGCTGTCACCACCCGACTCTGTGCTGGAGTGCTAGCCGATACATTGCGTGTAGTCATAGACCGTCGGCAAGACCGAAACTGTGACACTGGTGCTTTTGAACTTATTTACAAGCAG GCAGCTGTGGATGTACCCCATTATGTGGGTATCCGACTAATGGTTGAAGGCTCTCCTTTGAAGAAGCCTCTGACTGTCCGTACCAGAAGAGGTGGCCCCCGTCCACTGACACATCGACACCATAGGGAGCCCAAGGGTTCAAAGCGTAAGGAGGCTAAAGAGTCCATGCCTAAGGAGGCTAAAGATTCCATGCCCAAAGAGGCTATAGAATCCATGCCTAAGGAGGCTAAAGATTCCATGCCCAAAGAGGCTAAAGAGTCCATGCTTGAAGAGGCTAAAGAGTCCATGCCTGAGGAAGCCAAGGATTCCACACCTGTTACCTGCAAATCATCAGGGTATTCCCAGTATCTAGGGAAAGCCCAAGGAGGCAGGAAGAAGTTGGGGCCCATTGAGAGAACTCTCTCCATAagcatgagaaagaagaaagtcaacACCAAACAATGCATAGGGACTGACCAGGCCAACTTCCAGAAATGGGATATCCATAGTCCCAAGATGACCAACTTCTTCAATACATCAGATGCCATTGTCAGTCAGGGAAAACAGCTTCTCTCTGGGAACAAACATCAGCTGTTTACAAAGAACCCCTTGTCTCTAG AGTCAGAAGGATTACCCTGCCACCTTGCTAAGCCTGTGTTGCCAG CCTGA
- the TTLL3 gene encoding tubulin monoglycylase TTLL3 isoform X4 → MQGLGAALLLGGGELGAAYKRDPPWCTERKQAAYSCEQLCKEQVWTKPDLIPGKPERPGTLEPRLGQSRLCRPNTFWGRNRQPGPVSSRLQTLHWPRTTSTQWGPGNLSQQTPGSPSAGLPQNQAGSRAALGSGASGRGATVASPRVLAASPEVFSNGAAGARTAGARSRPDAQGPQATMSVWRGFPGAPLNIDRLKNAKILVQRAIKKKVFMIQGRYPVIRGILRRRGWVEKKIPHLTIGPTLPPPRELDNLGSGDHEVPEDCEEEDEDDDDDDQQTDLEDLDGTHDLMSRMVRNEVPYFIWTTRRDVIDCRFLCKEQMINHYARAGSFTTKVGLCLNLRNLPWFDEANADSFFPRCYRLGAEDEKQAFMEDFWLTAARNVLKLVVKSWVPYSEENKQRRSSPALLEKILRSSSGNRLRKKEIKQVSSELIEDALQACEDHLSSLAHEDIDKTMEPQGYSTHADWTFFLQRYYQVVHEGAELKKAESHIQRCEDILQQLREVVPQIDMEGDRNIWIVKPGAKSRGRGIVCMDHLEEMLKLVDCDPMIVKDGKWVVQKYIERPLLIFGTKFDLRQWFLVTDWNPLTVWFYRDSYIRFSTQPFSLRNLDSSVHLCNNSIQKHFENSNIRHPLLPHDNMWCSQKFQTYLKEAGAPEAWADVMVPGMKAAVIHTLQTSQDTVQSRKGSFELYGADFVFGEDFHPWLIEINASPTMAPSTAVTTRLCAGVLADTLRVVIDRRQDRNCDTGAFELIYKQAAVDVPHYVGIRLMVEGSPLKKPLTVRTRRGGPRPLTHRHHREPKGSKRKEAKESMPKEAKDSMPKEAIESMPKEAKDSMPKEAKESMLEEAKESMPEEAKDSTPVTCKSSGYSQYLGKAQGGRKKLGPIERTLSISMRKKKVNTKQCIGTDQANFQKWDIHSPKMTNFFNTSDAIVSQGKQLLSGNKHQLFTKNPLSLESEGLPCHLAKPVLPGYRPPKPHTFLLKLPLQKPPCQNLRATGRGLLKFPAHKEPVPNCRKQAKPEMTVVVHSELHPPKTPKKEMPVSPSCSKMKCSFLPPLATRSRGLKTHQILTNSLIKNPKVHDSCWHLTPRREFQAIETMQLNSWPHFLFTTQYKIWPKKPLWAKKK, encoded by the exons ATGCAGGGCCTTGGGGCTGCTCTTCTGCTGGGGGGCGGGGAGCTCGGGGCGGCGTACAAGAGGGACCCTCCCTGGTGTACAGAGCGAAAGCAGGCCGCCTACAGCTGCGAGCAGCTGTGCAAAGAGCAAGTCTGGACCAAGCCAGATTTGATCCCCGGAAAGCCTGAGCGCCCAGGCACGCTCGAGCCGCGGCTGGGCCAGTCTAGGTTGTGTCGCCCTAACACCTTCTGGGGACGAAACCGGCAGCCGGGGCCCGTCTCATCCCGCCTCCAGACCCTACATTGGCCTCGGACCACGTCGACGCAATGGGGCCCTGGGAACCTGAGTCAACAGACCCCGGGGTCCCCAAGCGCTGGGTTGCCGCAGAACCAAGCGGGGTCCCGAGCTGCCTTGGGGTCTGGGGCTTCGGGGCGCGGAGCCACCGTCGCTTCTCCAAGAGTCCTCGCAGCCTCCCCCGAAGTCTTCTCTAACGGGGCCGCAGGCGCCAGGACTGCGGGAGCGCGGTCGCGCCCGGACGCCCAGG GCCCCCAAGCTACGATGTCTGTCTGGAGAGGGTTCCCTGGGGCCCCACTCAACATTGACCGGCTTAAGAATGCCAAGATCCTGGTGCAGAGAGCCATCAAG AAGAAAGTCTTCATGATCCAGGGCCGCTACCCCGTGATCCGAGGGATCCTGCGCCGCCGGGGCTGGGTGGAGAAGAAGATTCCCCATTTAACAATAGGGCCAACATTACCTCCTCCTAGGGAACTGGACAATCTTGGATCTGGAGATCATGAAGTCCCTGAGGACTGTGAAGAAG aggatgaagatgatgatgatgacgatcaACAGACAGATCTTGAAGATTTAGATGGCACTCATGACCTTATG TCCCGAATGGTTCGAAATGAAGTGCCCTATTTCATCTGGACCACCCGGAGGGATGTGATCGACTGCCGCTTTCTCTGCAAagagcaaatgataaatcactaTGCTCGGGCGGGCTCCTTTACCACCAAG GTTGGCCTGTGCCTTAATCTTCGGAACCTACCCTGGTTTGATGAGGCCAATGCAGACTCCTTCTTCCCACGATGCTACCGCCTAGGAGCTGAGGATGAGAAACAGGCCTTCATGG AGGACTTCTGGCTGACAGCTGCACGCAACGTTCTCAAGCTGGTGGTAAAGTCATGGGTCCCCTATTCAGAAGAAAATAAGCAGAGGAGATCATCCCCAGCTTTGTTGGAAAAGATTCTCCGAA GCTCCTCAGGGAACAGACTTcgcaaaaaagaaatcaagcaaGTGTCATCGGAGCTGATCGAAGATGCTCTCCAGGCCTGTGAGGACCACCTCAGCAGTTTGGCCCATGAGGATATTGACAAGACCATGGAGCCCCAAGGGTACTCCACCCATGCTGATTGGACTTTTTTTCTCCAGCGCTACTACCAAGTGGTCCA TGAGGGGGCTGAGCTGAAGAAAGCCGAGTCTCACATCCAGCGTTGTGAAGACATCCTTCAGCAGCTCCGAGAAGTAGTGCCTCAAATTGACATGGAAGGAGACAGAAATATCTGGATTGTGAAGCCTGGAGCCAAGTCCAGAGGTCGAG GTATTGTATGCATGGACCACCTGGAAGAGATGTTAAAGCTGGTGGATTGTGACCCCATGATTGTGAAAGATGGCAAGTGGGTGGTACAGAAGTATATTGAGCGACCCTTACTCATCTTTGGTACCAAGTTTGACTTGAGGCAGTGGTTCCTAGTGACTGACTGGAACCCACTCACTGTCTGGTTCTATCGAGACAGTTATATTCGCTTTTCCACTCAGCCCTTCTCTCTGAGGAACCTGGACAG TTCTGTGCATCTCTGCAACAACTCCATCcagaagcactttgaaaactcTAACATTCGCCACCCCTTGCTGCCCCATGACAACATGTGGTGCAGCCAGAAGTTCCAGACTTACCTGAAGGAGGCAGGGGCACCTGAGGCTTGGGCAGATGTCATGGTTCCAGGCATGAAGGCTGCAGTCATCCATACACTGCAGACTTCTCAGGACACTGTGCAATCCCGAAAGGGCAGCTTTGAGCTGTATGGGGCTGACTTCGTGTTTGGAGAAGATTTCCATCCTTGGCTGATTGAGATCAATGCCAGCCCGACTATGGCACCTTCCACAGCTGTCACCACCCGACTCTGTGCTGGAGTGCTAGCCGATACATTGCGTGTAGTCATAGACCGTCGGCAAGACCGAAACTGTGACACTGGTGCTTTTGAACTTATTTACAAGCAG GCAGCTGTGGATGTACCCCATTATGTGGGTATCCGACTAATGGTTGAAGGCTCTCCTTTGAAGAAGCCTCTGACTGTCCGTACCAGAAGAGGTGGCCCCCGTCCACTGACACATCGACACCATAGGGAGCCCAAGGGTTCAAAGCGTAAGGAGGCTAAAGAGTCCATGCCTAAGGAGGCTAAAGATTCCATGCCCAAAGAGGCTATAGAATCCATGCCTAAGGAGGCTAAAGATTCCATGCCCAAAGAGGCTAAAGAGTCCATGCTTGAAGAGGCTAAAGAGTCCATGCCTGAGGAAGCCAAGGATTCCACACCTGTTACCTGCAAATCATCAGGGTATTCCCAGTATCTAGGGAAAGCCCAAGGAGGCAGGAAGAAGTTGGGGCCCATTGAGAGAACTCTCTCCATAagcatgagaaagaagaaagtcaacACCAAACAATGCATAGGGACTGACCAGGCCAACTTCCAGAAATGGGATATCCATAGTCCCAAGATGACCAACTTCTTCAATACATCAGATGCCATTGTCAGTCAGGGAAAACAGCTTCTCTCTGGGAACAAACATCAGCTGTTTACAAAGAACCCCTTGTCTCTAG AGTCAGAAGGATTACCCTGCCACCTTGCTAAGCCTGTGTTGCCAGGTTACCGACCACCCAAACCTCACACCTTCCTTCTCAAACTTCCACTCCAAAAACCACCCTGCCAGAACCTCCGTGCCACAGGCAGGGGTTTGCTTAAGTTTCCGGCTCATAAAGAGCCTGTTCCCAATTGTAGGAAGCAGGCCAAG CCTGAAATGACAGTTGTAGTTCACTCAGAACTCCATCCACCCAAAACACCGAAAAAGGAAATGCCTGTGAGCCCCAGTTGCTCGAAGATGAAATGCAGCTTCCTGCCACCTTTAGCAACTAGAAGCCGAGGCTTGAAAACACACCAAATTTTGACGAATTCTCTTATAAAGAATCCCAAAGTTCACGACTCCTGCTGGCACCTGACTCCCAGAAGAGAATTCCAAGCAATAGAGACCATGCAACTAAACTCCTGGCCACATTTCTTATTTACCACTCAATATAAGATCTGGCCAAAGAAACCACTTTGGGCCAAAAAAAAATAG
- the TTLL3 gene encoding tubulin monoglycylase TTLL3 isoform X1, whose translation MQGLGAALLLGGGELGAAYKRDPPWCTERKQAAYSCEQLCKEQVWTKPDLIPGKPERPGTLEPRLGQSRLCRPNTFWGRNRQPGPVSSRLQTLHWPRTTSTQWGPGNLSQQTPGSPSAGLPQNQAGSRAALGSGASGRGATVASPRVLAASPEVFSNGAAGARTAGARSRPDAQGESPPPPLRPVDHLACGHLYHLLPASADGDGKAKVIPQPHPENSFEPLNLSQSPRRPRLEGPQATMSVWRGFPGAPLNIDRLKNAKILVQRAIKQKKVFMIQGRYPVIRGILRRRGWVEKKIPHLTIGPTLPPPRELDNLGSGDHEVPEDCEEEDEDDDDDDQQTDLEDLDGTHDLMSRMVRNEVPYFIWTTRRDVIDCRFLCKEQMINHYARAGSFTTKVGLCLNLRNLPWFDEANADSFFPRCYRLGAEDEKQAFMEDFWLTAARNVLKLVVKSWVPYSEENKQRRSSPALLEKILRSSSGNRLRKKEIKQVSSELIEDALQACEDHLSSLAHEDIDKTMEPQGYSTHADWTFFLQRYYQVVHEGAELKKAESHIQRCEDILQQLREVVPQIDMEGDRNIWIVKPGAKSRGRGIVCMDHLEEMLKLVDCDPMIVKDGKWVVQKYIERPLLIFGTKFDLRQWFLVTDWNPLTVWFYRDSYIRFSTQPFSLRNLDSSVHLCNNSIQKHFENSNIRHPLLPHDNMWCSQKFQTYLKEAGAPEAWADVMVPGMKAAVIHTLQTSQDTVQSRKGSFELYGADFVFGEDFHPWLIEINASPTMAPSTAVTTRLCAGVLADTLRVVIDRRQDRNCDTGAFELIYKQAAVDVPHYVGIRLMVEGSPLKKPLTVRTRRGGPRPLTHRHHREPKGSKRKEAKESMPKEAKDSMPKEAIESMPKEAKDSMPKEAKESMLEEAKESMPEEAKDSTPVTCKSSGYSQYLGKAQGGRKKLGPIERTLSISMRKKKVNTKQCIGTDQANFQKWDIHSPKMTNFFNTSDAIVSQGKQLLSGNKHQLFTKNPLSLESEGLPCHLAKPVLPGYRPPKPHTFLLKLPLQKPPCQNLRATGRGLLKFPAHKEPVPNCRKQAKPEMTVVVHSELHPPKTPKKEMPVSPSCSKMKCSFLPPLATRSRGLKTHQILTNSLIKNPKVHDSCWHLTPRREFQAIETMQLNSWPHFLFTTQYKIWPKKPLWAKKK comes from the exons ATGCAGGGCCTTGGGGCTGCTCTTCTGCTGGGGGGCGGGGAGCTCGGGGCGGCGTACAAGAGGGACCCTCCCTGGTGTACAGAGCGAAAGCAGGCCGCCTACAGCTGCGAGCAGCTGTGCAAAGAGCAAGTCTGGACCAAGCCAGATTTGATCCCCGGAAAGCCTGAGCGCCCAGGCACGCTCGAGCCGCGGCTGGGCCAGTCTAGGTTGTGTCGCCCTAACACCTTCTGGGGACGAAACCGGCAGCCGGGGCCCGTCTCATCCCGCCTCCAGACCCTACATTGGCCTCGGACCACGTCGACGCAATGGGGCCCTGGGAACCTGAGTCAACAGACCCCGGGGTCCCCAAGCGCTGGGTTGCCGCAGAACCAAGCGGGGTCCCGAGCTGCCTTGGGGTCTGGGGCTTCGGGGCGCGGAGCCACCGTCGCTTCTCCAAGAGTCCTCGCAGCCTCCCCCGAAGTCTTCTCTAACGGGGCCGCAGGCGCCAGGACTGCGGGAGCGCGGTCGCGCCCGGACGCCCAGGGTGAGTCCCCCCCGCCGCCTCTCCGCCCAGTGGACCACTTAGCCTGCGGGCACCTGTACCATCTCCTTCCCGCGTCCGCGGACGGTGATGGCAAGGCCAAGGTTATCCCTCAGCCACACCCTGAGAACAGCTTTGAGCCCCTGAATCTCTCACAGAGCCCGCGGCGTCCGCGGCTCGAAG GCCCCCAAGCTACGATGTCTGTCTGGAGAGGGTTCCCTGGGGCCCCACTCAACATTGACCGGCTTAAGAATGCCAAGATCCTGGTGCAGAGAGCCATCAAG CAGAAGAAAGTCTTCATGATCCAGGGCCGCTACCCCGTGATCCGAGGGATCCTGCGCCGCCGGGGCTGGGTGGAGAAGAAGATTCCCCATTTAACAATAGGGCCAACATTACCTCCTCCTAGGGAACTGGACAATCTTGGATCTGGAGATCATGAAGTCCCTGAGGACTGTGAAGAAG aggatgaagatgatgatgatgacgatcaACAGACAGATCTTGAAGATTTAGATGGCACTCATGACCTTATG TCCCGAATGGTTCGAAATGAAGTGCCCTATTTCATCTGGACCACCCGGAGGGATGTGATCGACTGCCGCTTTCTCTGCAAagagcaaatgataaatcactaTGCTCGGGCGGGCTCCTTTACCACCAAG GTTGGCCTGTGCCTTAATCTTCGGAACCTACCCTGGTTTGATGAGGCCAATGCAGACTCCTTCTTCCCACGATGCTACCGCCTAGGAGCTGAGGATGAGAAACAGGCCTTCATGG AGGACTTCTGGCTGACAGCTGCACGCAACGTTCTCAAGCTGGTGGTAAAGTCATGGGTCCCCTATTCAGAAGAAAATAAGCAGAGGAGATCATCCCCAGCTTTGTTGGAAAAGATTCTCCGAA GCTCCTCAGGGAACAGACTTcgcaaaaaagaaatcaagcaaGTGTCATCGGAGCTGATCGAAGATGCTCTCCAGGCCTGTGAGGACCACCTCAGCAGTTTGGCCCATGAGGATATTGACAAGACCATGGAGCCCCAAGGGTACTCCACCCATGCTGATTGGACTTTTTTTCTCCAGCGCTACTACCAAGTGGTCCA TGAGGGGGCTGAGCTGAAGAAAGCCGAGTCTCACATCCAGCGTTGTGAAGACATCCTTCAGCAGCTCCGAGAAGTAGTGCCTCAAATTGACATGGAAGGAGACAGAAATATCTGGATTGTGAAGCCTGGAGCCAAGTCCAGAGGTCGAG GTATTGTATGCATGGACCACCTGGAAGAGATGTTAAAGCTGGTGGATTGTGACCCCATGATTGTGAAAGATGGCAAGTGGGTGGTACAGAAGTATATTGAGCGACCCTTACTCATCTTTGGTACCAAGTTTGACTTGAGGCAGTGGTTCCTAGTGACTGACTGGAACCCACTCACTGTCTGGTTCTATCGAGACAGTTATATTCGCTTTTCCACTCAGCCCTTCTCTCTGAGGAACCTGGACAG TTCTGTGCATCTCTGCAACAACTCCATCcagaagcactttgaaaactcTAACATTCGCCACCCCTTGCTGCCCCATGACAACATGTGGTGCAGCCAGAAGTTCCAGACTTACCTGAAGGAGGCAGGGGCACCTGAGGCTTGGGCAGATGTCATGGTTCCAGGCATGAAGGCTGCAGTCATCCATACACTGCAGACTTCTCAGGACACTGTGCAATCCCGAAAGGGCAGCTTTGAGCTGTATGGGGCTGACTTCGTGTTTGGAGAAGATTTCCATCCTTGGCTGATTGAGATCAATGCCAGCCCGACTATGGCACCTTCCACAGCTGTCACCACCCGACTCTGTGCTGGAGTGCTAGCCGATACATTGCGTGTAGTCATAGACCGTCGGCAAGACCGAAACTGTGACACTGGTGCTTTTGAACTTATTTACAAGCAG GCAGCTGTGGATGTACCCCATTATGTGGGTATCCGACTAATGGTTGAAGGCTCTCCTTTGAAGAAGCCTCTGACTGTCCGTACCAGAAGAGGTGGCCCCCGTCCACTGACACATCGACACCATAGGGAGCCCAAGGGTTCAAAGCGTAAGGAGGCTAAAGAGTCCATGCCTAAGGAGGCTAAAGATTCCATGCCCAAAGAGGCTATAGAATCCATGCCTAAGGAGGCTAAAGATTCCATGCCCAAAGAGGCTAAAGAGTCCATGCTTGAAGAGGCTAAAGAGTCCATGCCTGAGGAAGCCAAGGATTCCACACCTGTTACCTGCAAATCATCAGGGTATTCCCAGTATCTAGGGAAAGCCCAAGGAGGCAGGAAGAAGTTGGGGCCCATTGAGAGAACTCTCTCCATAagcatgagaaagaagaaagtcaacACCAAACAATGCATAGGGACTGACCAGGCCAACTTCCAGAAATGGGATATCCATAGTCCCAAGATGACCAACTTCTTCAATACATCAGATGCCATTGTCAGTCAGGGAAAACAGCTTCTCTCTGGGAACAAACATCAGCTGTTTACAAAGAACCCCTTGTCTCTAG AGTCAGAAGGATTACCCTGCCACCTTGCTAAGCCTGTGTTGCCAGGTTACCGACCACCCAAACCTCACACCTTCCTTCTCAAACTTCCACTCCAAAAACCACCCTGCCAGAACCTCCGTGCCACAGGCAGGGGTTTGCTTAAGTTTCCGGCTCATAAAGAGCCTGTTCCCAATTGTAGGAAGCAGGCCAAG CCTGAAATGACAGTTGTAGTTCACTCAGAACTCCATCCACCCAAAACACCGAAAAAGGAAATGCCTGTGAGCCCCAGTTGCTCGAAGATGAAATGCAGCTTCCTGCCACCTTTAGCAACTAGAAGCCGAGGCTTGAAAACACACCAAATTTTGACGAATTCTCTTATAAAGAATCCCAAAGTTCACGACTCCTGCTGGCACCTGACTCCCAGAAGAGAATTCCAAGCAATAGAGACCATGCAACTAAACTCCTGGCCACATTTCTTATTTACCACTCAATATAAGATCTGGCCAAAGAAACCACTTTGGGCCAAAAAAAAATAG